Sequence from the Clostridium saccharobutylicum DSM 13864 genome:
CAGTTGTAGAGATGAATAAGGAAAATATAAATGGTGTAATAAAAGAGATATTGCCTCAACTTCAAATTCTTTCTAAAGAAAGAGTATTAGATTTAAACTTAAGAGAAAATATAAGTGTATATATTAATAAAAATCAAATTAAGCAAGTAATATTTAACATAACTCAAAATGCAGTTTTACATACTGACAATAAGAATGGAAGTATAATAATATCTACCGATATAGAAGAATTAGAAAATGAAACTTTCGGTGTTTTAAAAATATCAGATAATGGTACAGGTATACCAAAGAATCATCTTGATAAAATATATGATAGATTTTTCAGAAGTGATTCACATAGATCTAGGGAGCAAGGCGGATATGGTCTGGGATTGTCCATAGTAAAATCTATAATGGATGCTAATAAAGGAAAAATACATGTAGAAAGTGAACTAGGAGTTGGAACAACATTTTCCGTATATTTAAAATTGGTAGAATAGTTTGAGAAATTAAAATGGAAACAAATGGTTAATGTATATGAAGCACATTAAAAAATAACAAGTTTATCTACCAAGCTTATTTTTCATGAGGCGAAGCTAGCCTTGCTATGAGACTAATCTGTTTCATTGTCTGATGAAAAATAATCATGGTATTTTGGACTTGTTATTTTCTTTTATATGTCTAATATTATTTTTTAATATCTATAAGAAGAGGCTATTTCATTTGAAATAGCCTCTTCTTATAGATAAACAAGCTATGAATTAGATTTTAAATTATATAGCAACCGAGTAAAATAGTTCCCTTTCTTTCGGTTGGTTACCACATAAGTTATCTATATTATAGTTCAATATTAAAATTCTCAGCAAACTCTCAGTTTAGATTCAGAAACTATTAAGGTTAATTTGATATACTTCAATCAATGAGGCACATTCAAATTCTGCTTTGTTTAAAGATTATAAATTAATGTGTGTAGGTGAGGCAATTTGATTATAAATACAATAAATATTCAATTGTTAATATTGGTAGGCTTAGTAGGAGTAATTTTGATAATTGTATTTGTTACTGGGAAACGCAGTAAAGATACAATAACAAAGACTAATTATGTTCTTGGAACTATGGTAAATCTAAGAGCATATGGTGCAAATGCTAATAATGCAATTGAAAAGAGTATTGAAAGATTAAATAATATTGATGATAAAATGTCAGTATTTAAAGAAAATAGTGAAATATCAAAAATAAATTCTAAAGCTGGCATTTCAATGGAAAAAGTAAGTAAGGATACTTATTATGTAATAAAAAAGGCAGTGGAATATAGCAAAATATTAGAAGGAACTTTTGATCCAACTATAAGGCCATTAGTAAGTCTTTGGAATATAGGAAAAGGAGACGAGAAAATTCCAGGAAAATATCAAATAGAAGAAAGATTAAAGCTTGTAAATTATAATGATGTCATTTTAGATGATAATAATAGTTCAATAATGTTAAAAAAAATAAAACAAGCTCTTGATGTTGGAGGTATAGCTAAAGGATTTGCGGCTGATGAAGTTAGAGATATTTTTTATAAATATAAAATTAAAAGTGCATTGATTGATTTAGGAGGAAATATCTTTGCTCTTGGAAGTAAAGAAAATGGTGAACCTTGGAGAGTAGGAATTCAAAATCCATTTGAACCTCGAGGAGAACATATTGGAATATTAAATATAAAAAATAAGTCAGTAGTTACATCTGGTAATTATGAGAGGTACTTTATAAAGAAAGGAAAAATGTTTCATCATATACTTGATCCTAGAACAGGATATCCATCACAAAGCAAAATTATAAGTGCAACCATAATATCTGATAACTCGATTGATGGAGATGGGTTATCAACAGGTGTTTACATTCTTGGAATTGATAAAGCAATTAATATTATAGAATGTATGAATGGAATTGAAGCAATATTTATTACAGAAGATAAAAAAATATATACAACAAGTGGGGTTAGTGATGAACTTTTTACATTAACAAATAACGAATTTTCAATAACCAACTTAAATTTGTAAAAAAGAGTTTATTGAAAATTATCTTAATATAGAAGCAAATAAGTTTATAATTTTAGGCATATGAAAAAATTAATTAGGAATATGCCTTATAGAAGGAGAAAGAAATATGGCTAAGAAATTAAAAAAATCACAAGTTTTAAGACATATTATGCAATTAATTTTATTTTTATTATTACCTGGATTATACTCAATGACGTTTAGTGAACTAAAAACAGTTTATCAAATGATTATTGGAGGTGATTTTAATTTTGTTCAAGCATTTCCAAGTTTGATTGAATTTACGTGCATAATGCTTTTAACAATGCTAATTGGAAGATGGTTCTGTGGATGGATGTGTGCTTTTGGAGCATATAATGATTTCATATATTTTATATCTAAAAAGGTATTTAAAACGAAATTTAAAGTAGATGAAAAAGTTGACTCTATATTAAAATACGTAAAATACATAGTATTAGTTTTTATAATTATTATTTCCTGGACAATGAAAAGTAGTATTTTAGAAAGTACAAGTCCTTGGGATGTTTTTGGACAAATAACTGACTTATCAACAATTTTTTCAAGTTTACTTATAGGTTTTATATTTTT
This genomic interval carries:
- a CDS encoding FAD:protein FMN transferase, with protein sequence MNTINIQLLILVGLVGVILIIVFVTGKRSKDTITKTNYVLGTMVNLRAYGANANNAIEKSIERLNNIDDKMSVFKENSEISKINSKAGISMEKVSKDTYYVIKKAVEYSKILEGTFDPTIRPLVSLWNIGKGDEKIPGKYQIEERLKLVNYNDVILDDNNSSIMLKKIKQALDVGGIAKGFAADEVRDIFYKYKIKSALIDLGGNIFALGSKENGEPWRVGIQNPFEPRGEHIGILNIKNKSVVTSGNYERYFIKKGKMFHHILDPRTGYPSQSKIISATIISDNSIDGDGLSTGVYILGIDKAINIIECMNGIEAIFITEDKKIYTTSGVSDELFTLTNNEFSITNLNL